A part of Microthrixaceae bacterium genomic DNA contains:
- a CDS encoding response regulator transcription factor, which yields MRCHDGLNHRPTASCHLLGARPGTSIAAVAIRILTVEDDERIRTAVKLALEDEGWTVAEAENGEDALAIFSQSPADVVLIDIMLPDIDGFEVCRAIRRHSDVPIVMVTARDDTHDVVAGLEAGADDYLTKPFAPKELSARIRALLRRVRSADPGAPQLRFGDLEIAPDQGMVRRDGTEIHLTKTEFKLLVELATSPGKVFSREALLDKVWGYDYFADGRLVDVHVRRLRTKVEADPANPRHVVTVRGLGYKLLP from the coding sequence ATGCGATGCCATGACGGTCTGAACCACCGGCCCACGGCCTCATGCCACCTCTTGGGGGCCAGGCCCGGCACTAGCATCGCCGCTGTGGCGATCCGGATCCTGACGGTCGAAGATGACGAACGCATCCGCACGGCGGTGAAGCTGGCCCTCGAAGACGAGGGTTGGACGGTGGCCGAAGCCGAGAACGGCGAGGACGCTCTGGCCATCTTCAGTCAGTCACCTGCCGATGTGGTGTTGATCGACATCATGCTGCCCGACATCGACGGCTTCGAGGTGTGTCGGGCCATCCGCCGCCACTCCGATGTTCCGATCGTGATGGTCACCGCCCGAGACGACACCCACGATGTGGTGGCTGGCCTCGAAGCCGGAGCTGACGACTACCTCACCAAGCCGTTCGCCCCCAAGGAGCTGTCGGCTCGCATCCGGGCCTTGTTGCGTCGGGTCCGTTCGGCCGACCCAGGTGCGCCTCAGCTTCGCTTCGGTGATCTGGAGATCGCCCCCGATCAGGGCATGGTCCGAAGGGACGGCACAGAGATCCACCTGACCAAGACCGAGTTCAAGTTGCTGGTCGAACTGGCCACCTCACCGGGCAAGGTGTTCAGCCGAGAAGCATTGCTGGACAAGGTGTGGGGTTATGACTACTTCGCCGATGGCCGGCTGGTCGATGTTCACGTGAGGCGCCTTCGCACCAAGGTCGAGGCCGATCCGGCCAACCCCCGCCACGTTGTGACCGTGCGCGGGCTGGGCTACAAGCTGTTGCCCTGA